In Rubrivirga marina, the following are encoded in one genomic region:
- the pth gene encoding aminoacyl-tRNA hydrolase, producing MSWLSRLFGTVPPPPSRPVSRLIVGLGNPGPDYVDTRHNAGFMVLDRLADRLGVGFETEAARALCGEAVLPPDPDADPARLDAEADGADGSPTAVALAKPLAFMNRSGPPVAALLDRYGLGPDALLVVYDDLAIPLGTLRLRGKGSAGGHNGVQSVIEALGSTEFPRLRVGVGNSFPPGGQVDFVLSPFDDAEREAADAGLDEAADAALTFARDGLTAAMNRHNRR from the coding sequence ATGTCCTGGCTGTCCCGCCTGTTCGGCACCGTGCCCCCGCCGCCGTCGCGGCCCGTGTCCCGGCTGATCGTCGGGCTCGGCAACCCCGGGCCCGACTACGTCGACACGCGGCACAACGCGGGGTTCATGGTGCTCGACCGGCTGGCCGACCGGCTCGGCGTGGGCTTCGAGACCGAGGCCGCGCGGGCGCTCTGCGGCGAGGCCGTCCTCCCGCCCGACCCGGACGCCGACCCCGCCCGCCTCGACGCCGAGGCGGACGGAGCCGACGGAAGCCCGACCGCCGTCGCGCTCGCCAAGCCGCTCGCGTTCATGAACCGGAGCGGGCCGCCCGTCGCCGCGCTCCTCGACCGCTACGGCCTGGGCCCCGACGCCCTGCTCGTCGTCTACGACGACCTCGCGATCCCGCTCGGAACGCTCCGCCTCCGCGGAAAAGGCTCCGCGGGCGGCCACAACGGGGTCCAGAGCGTGATCGAGGCCCTGGGCTCCACCGAGTTTCCCCGGTTGCGTGTAGGGGTCGGGAATAGTTTCCCGCCCGGCGGCCAGGTCGACTTCGTCCTGTCCCCGTTCGACGACGCGGAGCGCGAGGCGGCCGACGCCGGCCTCGACGAGGCGGCCGACGCCGCGCTGACCTTCGCCCGGGACGGGCTGACCGCCGCCATGAACCGGCACAACCGCCGCTAG
- a CDS encoding 50S ribosomal protein L25 gives MQSITLDVQPRETGKAATKAVRREGLVPCVLYGVHTDPVHFAVETLALRPLIFTTETYRVALSLDGDTHDAILKQVDYHPVTDQPLHADFLALTAGETLTMTIPIRLEGTPRGVKAGGILSQPLSSLEIRALPKDIPGHISIDVSTLEVGESLHVDELGLGGSIQLLTDPARTIATVTAPKAIAADEDEEALEPAEGLEGAVPLEGDEEAAATAEEA, from the coding sequence ATGCAGTCCATCACGCTCGACGTCCAGCCGCGCGAGACCGGCAAGGCCGCCACGAAGGCCGTCCGCCGCGAGGGCCTCGTCCCGTGCGTCCTCTACGGCGTCCACACCGACCCCGTCCACTTCGCCGTCGAGACGCTGGCGCTCCGCCCGCTCATCTTCACGACCGAGACCTACCGCGTCGCGCTGTCCCTCGACGGCGACACCCACGACGCGATCCTCAAGCAGGTCGACTACCACCCGGTCACGGACCAGCCGCTCCACGCCGACTTCCTGGCGCTGACGGCCGGCGAGACGCTGACGATGACGATCCCGATCCGGCTCGAGGGCACCCCGCGCGGCGTCAAGGCCGGCGGCATCCTCTCGCAGCCGCTCTCGTCGCTCGAGATCCGCGCGCTCCCGAAGGACATCCCGGGCCACATCTCGATCGACGTCTCGACCCTCGAGGTCGGCGAGTCGCTCCACGTCGACGAGCTCGGCCTTGGCGGCTCGATCCAGCTCCTGACCGACCCCGCTCGGACGATCGCCACGGTCACCGCGCCGAAGGCCATCGCGGCCGACGAGGACGAGGAGGCGCTCGAGCCCGCCGAGGGCCTCGAAGGCGCCGTCCCGCTCGAGGGCGACGAGGAGGCCGCCGCGACCGCCGAGGAGGCGTAG
- a CDS encoding ribose-phosphate diphosphokinase produces MSTPALPVSIFAGRSNPALARSIAEAYGQELGAVTLKNFSDGEIYVRYEESIRGTDLFIIQSTPPPAENWMELFLMVDAARRASAARITAVIPYFGYARQDRKDQPRVSIAARMIAKMLQDAGVDRVLTMDLHAAQIQGFFDIPVDHLYGSAVFEEWLEEHTLALATSNGQSPKDFRRNLVVVAPDVGASKIARAYAKRFQAGLALIDKRRPEANVAEVMNIIGDVEGKNCLVIDDLCDTAGTLTSGAKALTDAGALDVQAFCTHPLLSGPAVDRIEASPLSRVIVTDSVPLRRASDKIEVISVAPLFAESIHRIGSDESISTLFVD; encoded by the coding sequence GTGTCGACCCCTGCGCTCCCCGTCTCGATCTTCGCCGGCCGCTCGAATCCCGCCCTCGCGCGGAGCATCGCCGAGGCCTACGGCCAGGAGCTCGGCGCCGTCACGCTCAAGAACTTCTCCGACGGCGAGATCTACGTCCGCTACGAGGAGTCCATTCGCGGGACCGACCTGTTCATCATCCAGTCGACGCCGCCGCCGGCCGAGAACTGGATGGAGCTGTTCCTGATGGTCGACGCCGCGCGGCGGGCCTCGGCGGCGCGGATCACGGCCGTCATCCCGTACTTCGGCTACGCGCGGCAGGACCGGAAGGACCAGCCCCGCGTGAGCATCGCGGCGCGGATGATCGCGAAGATGCTCCAGGACGCCGGCGTGGACCGGGTCCTGACGATGGACCTCCACGCGGCCCAGATCCAGGGGTTCTTCGACATCCCGGTCGACCACCTCTACGGCTCGGCCGTGTTCGAGGAATGGCTCGAGGAGCACACGCTCGCCCTCGCGACCTCCAACGGCCAGTCGCCCAAGGACTTCCGCCGGAACCTCGTGGTCGTGGCCCCGGACGTCGGCGCCTCGAAGATCGCGCGGGCCTACGCCAAGCGGTTCCAGGCCGGCCTCGCGCTCATCGACAAGCGGCGGCCGGAGGCGAACGTGGCCGAGGTCATGAACATCATCGGCGACGTCGAGGGGAAGAACTGCCTCGTCATCGACGACCTCTGCGACACGGCCGGGACGCTCACGTCGGGCGCGAAGGCGCTCACGGACGCGGGCGCGCTCGACGTCCAGGCGTTCTGCACGCACCCGCTGCTCTCGGGCCCCGCCGTCGACCGGATCGAGGCCAGCCCGCTCAGCCGCGTCATCGTGACCGACTCGGTCCCGCTCCGCCGGGCGTCCGACAAGATCGAGGTCATCTCGGTCGCCCCCCTCTTCGCCGAGTCGATCCACCGGATCGGCTCCGACGAGTCGATCTCGACGCTGTTCGTGGATTAG
- a CDS encoding endonuclease: protein MRHVLVVAAVAALSLPALAQGVCPGLEGSAGLACVVDGYRPSSVLSLNDSKDRLYDTVDRGGQGGQDGVFGLYTGHFVPFDGAPNADPSQDVYNNDGSNGINQEHVFPRSRGTDGNAAERDLHHLFPTRGAVNSARGNDPFGTIDDGAASSWYRGGERTTARPSDPDAWSQSSGGRFEPRAAVRGDVARAMFYVAAIYSGTVDGAWFDTQLDDLLAWHQADPASDGEQFRSRRVAQFQSGCGVGECLNPFAFDPTLAQRIFAPGTGGPGEPPGNGAPALVADVVETDEDVPLVVAVLANDGDPDGDALTVTVVTRPQGGTTTTDGTTVTYTPALDFSGTDQFEYSVSDGEATSTASVRVTVRSVNDAPTAPEITAPADGAVLVVEGDPDTPVAVAWTASTDAEGDQFAYRWELAETAVFDAVVLSVSAQGPSVRLTVGALADALPDLGAGESVELWHRAVADDGEDAAAGPASRVVVERGVVTAGEGGPGTALAVAVRPNPARSVAIVSVNLGVAADVRVEVVDALGRTVAVPLDGWRAAGAVPVTVDAAALPAGLYLVRVVTEAEVAVARLTVVR from the coding sequence TTGCGTCACGTTCTCGTCGTCGCGGCTGTCGCCGCGCTGTCCCTCCCGGCCCTCGCCCAGGGCGTGTGCCCCGGCCTCGAAGGGTCCGCCGGGCTCGCGTGCGTCGTCGACGGCTACCGCCCGTCCTCGGTTCTCTCCCTCAACGACTCGAAGGACCGGCTCTACGACACCGTGGACCGAGGCGGTCAGGGCGGCCAGGACGGTGTCTTCGGCCTGTACACCGGCCACTTCGTCCCGTTCGACGGCGCCCCCAACGCCGACCCGTCCCAGGACGTTTACAACAACGACGGCTCAAACGGGATCAACCAGGAGCACGTGTTTCCCCGCTCGCGCGGGACCGACGGGAACGCCGCCGAGCGCGACCTCCACCACCTCTTCCCGACGCGGGGTGCCGTGAACTCGGCCCGCGGGAACGACCCGTTCGGGACGATCGACGACGGCGCCGCATCGAGCTGGTACCGCGGCGGTGAGCGGACGACGGCCCGGCCGTCGGATCCGGACGCGTGGAGCCAGTCGTCGGGCGGGCGGTTCGAGCCCCGGGCCGCCGTCCGCGGCGACGTCGCCCGGGCCATGTTCTACGTCGCCGCCATCTACTCGGGGACCGTTGACGGGGCGTGGTTCGACACCCAGCTCGACGACCTCCTCGCGTGGCACCAGGCCGACCCGGCCTCCGACGGCGAGCAGTTCCGGTCCCGTCGGGTGGCCCAGTTCCAGTCGGGGTGCGGGGTGGGCGAGTGCCTCAACCCGTTTGCCTTCGACCCAACGCTCGCTCAGCGGATCTTCGCGCCGGGGACGGGCGGTCCCGGTGAGCCGCCCGGGAACGGGGCGCCGGCGCTCGTGGCCGACGTGGTCGAGACGGACGAGGACGTGCCGCTCGTCGTCGCCGTTCTCGCCAACGACGGGGACCCCGACGGCGACGCGCTCACCGTCACGGTCGTCACGCGCCCCCAGGGCGGGACGACGACCACCGACGGCACGACCGTGACCTACACGCCGGCCCTCGACTTCTCCGGCACTGACCAGTTCGAGTACTCGGTCTCCGACGGCGAGGCGACCTCGACGGCCTCGGTCCGCGTGACCGTCCGGTCGGTCAACGACGCCCCGACCGCGCCCGAGATCACGGCGCCGGCCGACGGGGCCGTGCTCGTGGTGGAGGGCGACCCGGACACGCCGGTCGCGGTCGCGTGGACGGCGTCGACGGACGCCGAGGGCGACCAGTTCGCGTACCGGTGGGAGCTGGCCGAGACGGCGGTGTTCGACGCCGTCGTGCTTTCGGTGAGCGCCCAGGGGCCGAGCGTTCGCCTCACGGTCGGCGCGCTGGCCGACGCGCTCCCGGATCTCGGAGCCGGCGAGTCGGTCGAGCTCTGGCACCGGGCCGTCGCCGACGACGGCGAGGACGCGGCGGCGGGCCCGGCGTCGCGGGTCGTGGTCGAGCGCGGGGTGGTGACGGCCGGCGAGGGCGGCCCCGGCACGGCGCTGGCAGTCGCCGTGCGGCCGAACCCGGCGCGTAGCGTGGCCATCGTGTCCGTCAACCTCGGCGTGGCGGCCGACGTCCGCGTCGAGGTCGTCGACGCGCTCGGCAGGACGGTGGCCGTCCCGCTCGACGGCTGGCGGGCGGCGGGTGCGGTCCCCGTGACGGTCGACGCGGCTGCGCTCCCAGCGGGCCTCTACCTCGTCCGGGTCGTCACCGAGGCGGAGGTGGCCGTGGCGCGGTTGACCGTCGTCCGCTAG
- a CDS encoding aspartate/glutamate racemase family protein gives MPDVPPTRLDPALSTLNGAPSPDERTAIGVLGGLGPYAGLDLVRCVFDETDARTDQEHLPVALMSYPNRIPDRATWLEDETAPSPLPGMMEVLRRLDDAGCAVAGIPCNTAHAAPIYDRLLDGLEADGRELRLLHIVDAIVENVGEVAPGATHVGVLATTSSIRNRLHQVGLEAAGYQAVVPSREVQQAVQESIYGPWGLKAQSAPPDPRAREVLLAATEHLVERGADAVILGCTELPLAVPERRHEGVPFVNSTRALARALIRATHPDKLRFARTAVA, from the coding sequence GTGCCCGACGTCCCGCCGACCCGCCTCGACCCCGCTCTCTCCACCCTGAACGGCGCGCCCTCGCCCGATGAGCGGACCGCCATCGGCGTCCTCGGCGGGCTGGGGCCCTACGCCGGCCTCGACCTCGTCCGCTGCGTGTTCGACGAGACCGACGCGCGCACCGACCAGGAGCACCTGCCGGTCGCGCTCATGTCCTACCCCAACCGGATCCCCGACCGCGCGACGTGGCTGGAGGACGAGACGGCGCCGAGCCCGCTCCCAGGGATGATGGAGGTCCTCCGCCGGCTCGACGACGCGGGCTGCGCCGTCGCCGGCATCCCGTGCAACACGGCCCACGCCGCGCCCATCTACGACCGGCTCCTCGACGGCCTCGAGGCCGACGGCCGCGAACTCCGTCTCCTCCACATCGTGGACGCCATCGTGGAAAACGTCGGGGAGGTGGCCCCGGGTGCCACCCACGTCGGCGTGCTCGCGACCACGTCGTCGATTCGGAACCGGCTCCACCAGGTCGGCCTGGAGGCGGCCGGGTACCAGGCCGTGGTGCCGAGCCGGGAGGTCCAGCAGGCGGTCCAGGAGAGCATCTACGGGCCGTGGGGGCTCAAGGCCCAGAGCGCCCCGCCCGACCCGCGCGCGCGGGAGGTGCTCCTGGCGGCGACCGAGCACCTCGTCGAGCGCGGCGCCGACGCGGTCATCCTCGGTTGCACGGAGCTCCCGCTGGCGGTCCCCGAGCGCCGGCACGAGGGGGTCCCGTTCGTCAACTCGACGCGGGCGCTCGCGCGGGCGCTCATCCGGGCCACGCACCCCGACAAGCTCCGCTTCGCGCGGACGGCCGTCGCCTGA
- a CDS encoding DUF4249 family protein has product MRALLPLLLLALVVLVGGCDGTTDDDLDPQLVVSASLGVGEALPPVALSEVAPLLDVFDPADMAVSGATVTVTLLAADGSDEAVYPYAEAEAGTYVPLDGTVTVLPQRTYRLDVQARDRLTATTTTPPAVELVQGPPGEVVYGAGQGPEVVITRSTTAERRAAFIASTRALAPAAFEPVGVDGDTLYRSVPDPETFLPVPIVRRFLDCEEEAGGTLLCDEDPSDDDFTTGTSPIINEASYIERADGTLLVQVPFIGFTFYGPYAVRLISVDAALEAFVESQAVQGGGSTLSPGEIPNLVTNVEGGLGVFGSYALVEVRTTLREPSF; this is encoded by the coding sequence ATGCGCGCGCTCCTCCCCCTGCTCCTCCTCGCGCTGGTCGTGCTCGTCGGCGGCTGCGACGGGACCACCGACGACGACCTCGACCCGCAGCTCGTGGTCTCAGCCTCCCTCGGCGTCGGCGAGGCGCTCCCACCGGTGGCGCTCTCCGAGGTCGCCCCGCTCCTCGACGTGTTCGACCCGGCCGACATGGCGGTCTCGGGCGCGACCGTGACCGTCACGCTCCTCGCGGCCGACGGCTCCGACGAGGCCGTCTACCCCTACGCCGAGGCCGAGGCGGGCACCTACGTCCCGCTCGACGGCACGGTGACGGTCCTCCCGCAGCGGACGTACCGGCTCGACGTGCAGGCCCGCGACCGGCTCACGGCCACGACCACGACGCCGCCGGCCGTGGAGCTCGTGCAGGGCCCGCCCGGCGAGGTGGTCTACGGCGCCGGTCAGGGACCCGAGGTCGTCATCACGCGGTCGACGACGGCCGAGCGGCGGGCGGCGTTCATCGCCTCGACACGCGCCCTCGCGCCGGCCGCCTTCGAGCCGGTCGGCGTCGACGGCGACACGCTGTACCGGAGCGTGCCCGACCCCGAGACGTTCCTCCCGGTGCCGATCGTCCGCCGCTTCCTCGACTGCGAGGAGGAGGCCGGCGGGACGCTCCTCTGCGACGAGGACCCGAGCGACGACGACTTCACGACCGGGACCTCGCCCATCATCAACGAGGCCAGCTACATCGAGCGGGCCGACGGGACGCTCCTGGTGCAGGTCCCGTTTATCGGGTTCACGTTCTACGGGCCGTACGCCGTCCGACTGATCTCGGTGGACGCGGCGCTGGAGGCGTTCGTCGAGTCGCAGGCGGTCCAGGGCGGGGGCTCGACGCTGTCGCCGGGCGAGATCCCCAACCTCGTGACGAACGTGGAGGGCGGGCTCGGCGTGTTCGGCTCGTACGCGCTCGTGGAGGTCCGGACGACGCTCCGCGAGCCGTCGTTCTAG
- a CDS encoding TonB-dependent receptor has product MPLPTLSRLLLLALALAAGASAQPATLNGYVRDAASGETLIQATVRVDGTTRGAATNVQGFYTLGGLDAGEVTVVASYVGYETARQTVTLAPGATRRLDLDLPPEGLTSDEVVVEAEEPIEEERAPGTQNVSIDLVEALPTVFEADLFRSIQLLPGVKASSDFSSALYIRGGSPDQTLILLDGTTVYNPTHFFGFFSTFNTEAIKDVRLYKGAYPSTYGGRLGSVVDIYNRDGNRNETHGSLTAGLLASRVGIEGPLPGVNGSYSLNARRSTLEPLLAVLRENLDQDGIPESFYFYDLNGKVGVDLGPNDRISLAAYAGRDQVVVPFGDDARFDLDYGNRTASLAYNRVLSGTAFAQARLTASRYFSYPVGSFAETEFERPNTLTDYSGRLDVEWLPNQTFEARTGVWGGVLNLGLQSSFNESVQTDYSNPSRYASGYVQGKLRPGSGWIVTGGLRAEYFRSVTDDLTDAVDPEPSAYLRVSPQLQVERTFGENVVVQAAAGRYHQFLSLISNESFSGFDTWVTTGVGVPPQASEQVVLGVKTNLGEAYRLDVEVYGRTLRDLFDIDPNNQDVAGLSYRELFRFGEGYAYGAEFLLEKGLGRLTGLTSYTIGATRRRYPDLQQFRETFPPKYDRLHDLTVVLQYDLGRGWEATAAGSYATGQAYTVPSGRYEIPGFPFGDGTLNGLFVNGLNTSRLPPYHRVDIGATKRGRWSFADYELQLQLVNVYNRRNLWFFVYDFDENPVEVTEVRQLPVLPNVSLSLAF; this is encoded by the coding sequence ATGCCCCTTCCGACGCTTTCCCGGCTCCTGCTGCTGGCCCTCGCCCTCGCGGCCGGCGCCAGCGCCCAACCGGCCACGCTCAACGGCTACGTCCGCGACGCGGCCTCCGGCGAGACGCTCATCCAGGCCACCGTCCGTGTCGACGGCACGACGCGCGGGGCGGCCACCAACGTCCAGGGGTTCTACACGCTCGGTGGGCTCGACGCGGGTGAGGTCACGGTCGTCGCCAGCTACGTCGGCTACGAGACGGCCCGCCAGACCGTGACGCTGGCGCCCGGCGCGACGCGACGGCTCGACCTCGATCTCCCGCCCGAGGGGCTCACGTCCGACGAGGTCGTGGTCGAGGCCGAGGAGCCGATCGAGGAAGAGCGCGCGCCGGGCACGCAGAACGTGTCGATCGACCTCGTCGAGGCCCTCCCGACCGTCTTCGAGGCGGACCTCTTCCGCTCGATCCAGCTCCTCCCGGGCGTCAAGGCCTCGTCCGACTTCTCGTCGGCCCTCTACATCCGTGGCGGCTCGCCGGACCAGACGCTCATCCTGCTCGACGGGACGACGGTCTACAACCCGACCCACTTTTTCGGCTTCTTCTCGACGTTCAACACGGAGGCCATCAAGGACGTCCGCCTCTACAAGGGGGCCTACCCGAGCACGTACGGCGGCCGCCTCGGGAGCGTCGTCGACATCTACAACCGCGACGGCAACCGGAACGAGACGCACGGATCGCTGACGGCCGGCCTCCTGGCGAGCCGCGTGGGCATCGAGGGCCCCCTCCCGGGCGTGAACGGGTCGTACTCGCTGAACGCCCGCCGGAGCACGCTCGAGCCGCTCCTCGCCGTCCTCCGCGAGAACCTCGACCAGGACGGCATCCCGGAGAGCTTCTACTTCTACGACCTCAACGGCAAGGTCGGCGTGGACCTGGGGCCGAACGACCGGATCTCGCTGGCGGCCTACGCCGGCCGCGACCAGGTCGTGGTGCCCTTCGGCGACGACGCGCGGTTCGATCTCGACTACGGCAACCGGACGGCCTCGCTGGCCTACAACCGGGTCTTGTCGGGGACGGCCTTCGCGCAGGCCCGCCTCACGGCCAGCCGCTACTTCAGTTACCCGGTCGGGTCGTTCGCCGAGACCGAGTTCGAGCGGCCCAACACGCTCACCGACTACTCGGGCCGGCTCGACGTGGAGTGGCTGCCCAACCAGACGTTCGAGGCGCGGACCGGCGTCTGGGGCGGCGTGTTGAATCTCGGCCTCCAGAGCTCGTTCAACGAGAGCGTCCAGACCGACTACTCGAACCCGTCGCGCTACGCCTCGGGCTACGTGCAGGGCAAGCTCCGGCCGGGGAGTGGGTGGATCGTGACCGGCGGCCTCCGGGCCGAGTACTTCCGGAGCGTGACCGACGACCTCACGGACGCCGTTGACCCGGAGCCCTCGGCCTACCTCCGCGTGTCGCCCCAGCTCCAGGTCGAGCGGACGTTCGGCGAGAACGTCGTGGTCCAGGCCGCGGCCGGGCGCTACCACCAGTTCCTCTCGCTCATCTCGAACGAGTCGTTCTCGGGCTTCGACACGTGGGTCACGACGGGCGTCGGCGTGCCGCCGCAGGCGAGCGAGCAGGTCGTGCTCGGCGTCAAGACGAACCTGGGCGAGGCGTACCGGCTCGACGTCGAGGTCTACGGCCGGACGCTCCGCGACCTGTTCGACATCGACCCGAACAACCAGGACGTGGCCGGGCTGAGCTACCGCGAGCTGTTCCGGTTCGGCGAGGGCTACGCCTACGGCGCGGAGTTCCTCCTGGAAAAAGGGCTGGGCCGGCTGACGGGCCTCACGTCGTACACCATCGGCGCGACGCGGCGGCGCTACCCGGACCTCCAGCAGTTCCGGGAAACCTTCCCGCCGAAGTACGACCGGCTCCACGACCTGACGGTCGTCCTCCAGTACGACCTCGGGCGCGGCTGGGAGGCCACGGCCGCCGGCTCGTACGCGACCGGCCAGGCCTACACCGTCCCGAGCGGGCGCTACGAGATCCCCGGCTTCCCGTTCGGCGACGGCACGCTCAACGGGCTGTTCGTCAACGGGCTCAACACGTCGCGCCTGCCGCCCTACCACCGCGTCGACATCGGCGCGACGAAGCGGGGCCGCTGGTCGTTCGCCGACTACGAGCTCCAGCTCCAGCTCGTCAACGTCTACAACCGCCGGAACCTGTGGTTCTTCGTGTACGACTTCGACGAGAACCCGGTCGAGGTCACGGAGGTCCGCCAGCTCCCGGTGCTCCCCAACGTGTCCCTCTCGCTCGCCTTCTAG
- a CDS encoding sulfatase-like hydrolase/transferase — protein MRTAVLAALLVLVAAPGVAQPDVVLIVADDLGFGDVGYNGSDIQTPHLDQLAAEGLVLDRFYVSPLCSPSRAGLLTGRYGVRMGINEPVSHSDTLGLPPAEVTLAEYLDDAGYETAMVGKWHLGDDCPFHPLQQGFDSFVGLLSGGASYFDRRNVVGLDWWRDAAPVDTGGYTTDLIAAEAVEVLSRPRDGPLFLYLPFTAPHTPLHALEEDLVLYPGVAEPHRTFAAMTTALDRAVGRVMASVRASGRPTLVWFLSDNGAVEDFGGSNGGLRGGKGQHWEGAIRVPSVVWYPEWGAGEVSHPVWYLDVLPTVLGLLPQPPTPVNPLDGTDQGAFLAGAPPDASVLERTLFSYRRTGTDGYWLAAQSALWKYAEHRTPDRTAVDLFRIDLDPYEQADSSRSYRGQVAAMRQAAIAFTELTLPGAAHDETLTIDRPPDLAECSGILTTPPGPPPGGLSLRVGPNPLRDDSAVRIETDRYREVRVDLFDLLGRRVRTLFTGTVEAGGRRAVPLRPGGLPSGVYIVRVTASGASMSARVVVAR, from the coding sequence ATGCGCACCGCCGTCCTCGCCGCCCTTCTGGTTCTCGTCGCCGCGCCCGGTGTGGCCCAACCCGACGTGGTCCTGATCGTGGCCGACGACCTCGGCTTCGGCGACGTCGGGTACAACGGGTCCGACATCCAGACCCCGCACCTCGACCAGCTCGCGGCCGAGGGGCTCGTGCTCGACCGGTTCTACGTGTCGCCGCTGTGCTCGCCGTCGCGCGCCGGCCTCCTCACGGGCCGCTACGGCGTCCGCATGGGGATCAACGAGCCCGTCTCCCACTCCGACACGCTCGGGCTCCCACCGGCGGAGGTCACGCTCGCCGAGTACCTCGACGACGCGGGCTACGAGACGGCCATGGTCGGCAAGTGGCACCTCGGCGACGACTGCCCCTTCCACCCGCTCCAGCAGGGGTTCGACTCGTTCGTCGGCCTCCTCAGCGGCGGCGCGAGCTACTTCGACCGGCGCAACGTCGTCGGGCTCGACTGGTGGCGCGACGCGGCGCCGGTCGACACGGGGGGGTACACGACGGACCTCATCGCGGCCGAGGCCGTCGAGGTCCTGTCGAGGCCGCGCGACGGGCCTCTTTTCCTGTACCTCCCGTTCACGGCGCCCCACACGCCGCTCCACGCGCTTGAGGAGGACCTCGTGCTCTACCCCGGCGTCGCCGAACCGCATCGGACGTTCGCCGCCATGACCACGGCGCTCGACCGTGCGGTCGGGCGCGTCATGGCGTCCGTCCGCGCCTCGGGCCGCCCGACGCTCGTGTGGTTCCTGTCCGACAACGGGGCCGTCGAAGACTTCGGCGGGAGCAACGGGGGGCTCCGTGGCGGCAAGGGCCAGCATTGGGAGGGCGCCATCCGCGTGCCCTCCGTGGTGTGGTACCCCGAGTGGGGCGCGGGCGAGGTCTCGCACCCCGTGTGGTACCTCGACGTCCTCCCGACCGTCCTCGGGCTCCTCCCCCAGCCGCCCACCCCCGTGAACCCGCTCGATGGGACCGACCAGGGCGCGTTTCTCGCGGGCGCCCCGCCCGATGCCTCCGTGCTCGAACGGACGCTCTTCTCATACCGCCGGACGGGCACCGATGGCTACTGGCTCGCCGCCCAGAGCGCTCTCTGGAAGTACGCCGAGCACCGGACGCCCGACCGGACCGCGGTCGATCTGTTCCGCATCGACCTCGACCCGTACGAGCAGGCCGATAGCAGTCGGTCGTATCGAGGCCAGGTGGCCGCGATGCGCCAAGCCGCCATCGCCTTCACCGAGCTGACGCTCCCGGGTGCGGCCCACGACGAGACGCTTACGATCGACCGGCCGCCGGACCTCGCCGAGTGCTCCGGGATCCTCACGACGCCCCCCGGGCCGCCCCCTGGCGGGCTCTCGCTCCGCGTCGGGCCGAACCCGCTCCGCGACGACAGCGCGGTCCGCATCGAAACGGACCGGTACCGAGAGGTCCGGGTGGACCTGTTCGACCTGCTGGGCCGCCGCGTGCGGACCCTCTTCACAGGGACGGTCGAGGCCGGCGGGCGGCGAGCGGTTCCGCTCCGGCCGGGCGGCCTCCCGAGCGGCGTGTACATCGTCCGCGTGACGGCCTCGGGCGCCTCGATGTCGGCGCGGGTCGTGGTGGCGCGGTAG